The following are encoded in a window of Colletotrichum lupini chromosome 3, complete sequence genomic DNA:
- a CDS encoding ATPase, translated as MHLSDIRDVFDKENLSEKAWQLRCKLLPHKEEVGRPISDIEGSLSDDDPKKQQSPKNPIFGIDATVKTYYEGKNSCNGIYDWVDFPPKQMSKKVAESQDRPAIKVYKIKDIEKPVMAGRYSLTYYQISIQNPTLVAALEPIFKKEDVHLDPSDTATFEAPFRPLFFCYDEILDLYKTTDDGSLKGYLQLLVRTLDDMLGETREKKRKLQASGLINFKMAWTYFPRNSVVYSSAQNTELLCKVEDTSYERTDQGVFLNIKCKILTFNGESFVWSDQELQIPKFAGNRPILELTHYPLHFHLNKEEILQRTLTRGKKVLDLQGLTYCTYNGIAMGLKSKHNVEGRILIDVVGFNKYERTQGKRENDDAETRRNRVTKKRIIYDDHSEPEFESEGKEAKKSGVKNGRHLGEKAQLKNKEEMLARPDDLVFMSPLIEGFALKNKLWLGFYVEDIEPIVWNAQAYDHLVYDEQQKDLVLSFVENHGHANKTAMEDVIVGKGQGLIILLSGPPGTGKTLTAEAVADRTQRPLFYLQAEDLGINPSTLGEKIKRVFEMATEWNAVILLDEADVFMAERNPNDIARNELVSIFLRELEYFRGIIFLTTNLYNTIDTAFRSRVSLHLLFKALSPDARELIWRKFLGRLPQQELGDEGKGPRKLLTDEDIKELGHWQLNGREIKTAVKMVSKWCDHKNYEMSLARLENGIRVTSPHASKQKESDGDDDFLELSFARAKYPAPAPQSTKSTSSHEQRPTDTSPLHPNNTTETIRPISPDISFVVQISWQSLSAFSGKVTDMDVDSTINRRTNTRTLASPPAGGTSTPTRASRRNRSASQAEAARTSNACQICRDKKVKCSGQRPCKYCAKRGLECVFSASEKRKLYSVSYVLPLVRRRELEDKVAYYERRRGERPALEAASSTPPATAPAPAPASSSAQLHDVEDPSNEITVIHIYDDLDGNIPCQSPVPLGQPGPIMSQSTSSLTLERTRTSEAQAQTTSSPARAGRAIAPESALSSSETFGSEIKTLLVSRSNPGSTASPRSTVNAATPLPHIDRRALEIAIGSQWPPEEEAHAMLDIVIFNVGISQQLFDVRAFSDNLSVLYHESSADVRLTETWIVEALLVFAVGRLLQGRDDEDGEPPGTMYFREAVKRTPLLSDLRKHGTIGVEIMALTALYLQISDRKDDAYLHSNTALRLAISHGMHRSNNSQNPRRSEIVHRNRLWWSIYMQERYIPIVRPCGFPMSIEDYAITTKSPYEVLGFSSATALDVNVQAARITGKITATIYSQRDEPETTFINNVQDVLHSLYEVEKNMPSEYSMEIKPSGLTVAGRPFIEAATTVSRTSSSLHISVYSAVIHTVRPILLYMARNSRDPDREDHSRVRPALVRLAEICVETASKILVILQELRKSEILAKNAFLDLDATFSVGYVFVLVQAINPGKGLGHKGIDGSRAILRYFAALGNRPAARRLAELDQMCSHLALPVYQSRIQAPEESFMDLMAQPFSFSTSYRNSDTAPEGPSTSEGSAIPNIQGLSNVQDSTDSTSEVQEMDGQHDFGFSGADLASIPLEGENSLYWVYHTPGFSFTGSTAKGLLLETDIFNFNAISPSPKNLTCRDPRITGLRRVWGKPRNPLSSMVNQALPQIITPELGALENEEDTILLGLHAPIYWAEELTVTADYLATLLKDSFRVSTILTWKLTTEDPQTVMAEELEMAKKQDGEHVAFEQISSEEEAALVRKLDRVLMPLMAFVYFFQYLDKQSINYASVFGLRKDLSLSGQDFSWIISLFYFGQLCSEYPAAYLMGRLPMTLFVGVTIIAWGAVEMTLGATHNFSGLAAARFFLGFAEGAVSPAFIIITSNWYRRREHPIRVATWVSMSGVSQILGALMMYGIGGAAKMALEKWRVMFLVSGGLTAACGVAFCLLMPRDTTTAWFLNEREREIATRRLALDRGTRDRAEFNTKQMYEALRQPTTWLYFMMALCITLTTPILKLNAFPYPFPSENT; from the exons ATGCACCTGAGCGACATTCGCGACGTTTTCGACAAGGAGAATCTTTCGGAAAAGGCATGGCAATTGCGTTGCAAGCTTCTTCCCCACAAAGAAGAAGTTGGGCGCCCCATTTCTGATATCGAGGGAAGTCTCTCCGACGACGACCCCAAGAAGCAGCAGTCGCCCAAGAACCCCATCTTTGGCATCGATGCCACCGTCAAGACCTACTATGAGGGCAAGAACAGCTGCAATGGCATTTACGACTGGGTCGACTTCCCTCCCAAGCAGATGAGCAAGAAGGTCGCCGAAAGCCAAGACCGGCCCGCCATTAAAGTCTACAAGATCAAGGACATCGAGAAGCCTGTTATGGCAGGTCGATACTCCTTGACCTATTACCAAATCTCTATCCAGAACCCGACCCTCGTCGCTGCCCTGGAGCCCATCTTCAAGAAAGAAGATGTTCACCTCGATCCTAGCGATACTGCTACCTTTGAGGCCCCGTTCCGACCTCTCTTCTTTTGCTACGATGAGATACTGGACCTGTACAAGACGACGGATGACGGCTCGCTCAAGGGCTACTTGCAGCTCCTAGTACGGACCCTGGACGATATGCTCGGCGAGACACGCGAGAAGAAGCGCAAGCTCCAGGCCAGCGGTCTCATCAACTTCAAAATGGCTTGGACTTACTTTCCGCGAAACTCCGTTGTGTACAGCAGCGCTCAGAACACGGAGCTGTTGTGCAAGGTAGAAGATACATCGTACGAGAGGACTGATCAGGGCGTTTTCCTCAACATCAAGTGCAAGATTCTCACATTCAATGGGGAGAGCTTCGTGTGGTCCGACCAAGAGCTCCAGATCCCAAAGTTCGCAGGGAACCGGCCGATACTAGAGCTCACTCATTACCCTCTGCATTTCCATCTGAACAAAGAAGAAATACTACAGAGAACCCTAACGAGGGGCAAGAAGGTCTTGGATCTTCAGGGGTTGACATATTGTACCTACAACGGCATTGCCATGGGACTGAAGAGCAAGCACAATGTAGAGGGCAGAATCCTCATTGATGTTGTTGGGTTCAACAAGTACGAACGAACTCAGGGTAAGAGAGAAAATGACGACGCTGAGACGCGAAGAAATCGTGTGACTAAGAAGCGCATTATCTACGATGATCACAGCGAGCCAGAATTCGAATCGGAAGGAAAGGAAGCGAAGAAATCAGGTGTCAAAAACGGGAGACATCTTGGGGAAAAGGCGCAGCTGAAGAACAAGGAAGAGATGCTCGCCCGCCCGGACGACCTCGTCTTCATGTCTCCACTGATTGAGGGGTTCGCCTTGAAGAACAAGCTTTGGC TCGGTTTCTACGTGGAGGACATCGAGCCCATCGTCTGGAATGCCCAAGCCTACGATCACCTCGTCTATGACGAACAGCAGAAGGACCTAGTCCTATCCTTCGTCGAGAATCACGGCCACGCGAACAAGACCGCGATGGAAGATGTTATCGTTGGCAAAGGCCAAGGCCTCATCATCCTCCTCAGCGGCCCACCGGGAACTGGCAAGACACTCACAGCCGAAGCGGTCGCAGACAGAACTCAACGCCCATTATTCTACCTGCAGGCCGAGGACCTTGGCATCAACCCATCGACGCTAGGCGAGAAGATCAAGCGGGTATTCGAGATGGCAACCGAATGGAACGCTGTGATTCTACTTGATGAGGCAGACGTGTTCATGGCGGAGCGGAACCCCAACGACATCGCGCGCAACGAGCTTGTATCAATCTTCCTGCGCGAGCTGGAGTACTTCCGGGGAATCATCTTCTTGACCACGAACCTGTACAACACCATCGATACGGCGTTTCGGAGTAGAGTGAGCTTGCACTTGTTGTTCAAGGCGCTGAGCCCCGATGCAAGGGAGCTTATCTGGCGGAAATTCCTTGGAAGGTTGCCTCAGCAAGAGCTAGGTGATGAAGGAAAAGGTCCAAGGAAGCTGCTCACGGACGAGGATATCAAGGAGCTTGGGCATTGGCAGCTCAACGGCCGTGAGATTAAGACGGCTGTCAAGATGGTTTCTAAGTGGTGCGATCACAAGAACTATGAGATGAGTCTGGCTAGGCTGGAGAATGGCATTCGGGTGACAAGCCCACATGCTTCGAAGCAAAAGGAGTCGGATGGTGACGATGATTT TTTGGAGCTTTCTTTTGCT CGTGCAAAGTACCCGGCGCCGGCCCCACAATCCACTAAATCAACTTCGTCTCATGAACAACGTCCCACGGATACGTCTCCCTTACACCCCAACAACACCACAGAAACAATCCGACCCATTTCCCCAGATATCTCATTCGTGGTACAGATATCTTGGCAGAGTCTTTCGGCTTTTTCAGGAAAGGTGACAGACATGGACGTCGATTCGACTATCAATCGACGAACCAACACCCGCACTCTGGCGAGCCCACCAGCTGGGGGCACTTCGACGCCAACGAGAGCATCCAGACGCAACCGTTCGGCTTCTCAAGCCGAGGCTGCTCGCACATCCAATGCATGCCAGATTTGCCGGGACAAGAAGGTCAAGTGCTCCGGCCAGCGTCCGTGCAAGTATTGTGCCAAGCGGGGCTTGGAATGTGTGTTTTCCGCTTCGGAGAAGAGGAAGCTGTACTCCGTCTCGTACGTTCTGCCCTTGGTCCGCCGACG GGAGCTCGAGGACAAAGTCGCCTATTATGAGCGACGAAGAGGAGAGAGGCCAGCTCTCGAGGCCGCTTCTTCGACGCCTCCGGCTacagcaccagcaccagcaccggCGTCGTCATCAGCGCAGCTGCACGATGTCGAAGATCCTTCGAATGAGATCACGGTGATACATATATATGACGATCTAGATGGTAACATCCCATGCCAATCACCCGTTCCACTGGGCCAGCCTGGGCCGATAATGTCTCAGTCAACATCATCTCTCACACTTGAGAGGACGAGAACTTCCGAGGCCCAGGCTCAGACCACATCATCACCTGCTCGTGCAGGTAGAG CAATCGCACCCGAGTCCGCCCTCTCCTCAAGCGAGACCTTCGGGTCCGAGATCAAGACACTCCTCGTTTCCCGGTCCAATCCCGGCTCTACCGCTAGTCCGCGGTCCACCGTCAACGCCGCGACTCCGCTTCCGCATATTGACAGACGCGCACTAGAGATTGCGATCGGAAGTCAGTGGCCGCCGGAAGAGGAGGCCCACGCGATGCTCGACATCGTCATCTTCAACGTTGGTATTTCGCAGCAGCTTTTCGACGTACGTGCCTTTTCGGACAATCTATCCGTCTTGTATCACGAGTCCAGTGCCGATGTGCGGTTGACAGAGACCTGGATTGTGGAAGCACTGCTTGTCTTTGCGGTTGGGAGGCTCTTGCAGGGACGGGATGATGAGGACGGAGAACCTCCGGGGACGATGTACTTCAGGGAAGCAGTAAAGAGGACGCCTTTGCTGAGTGATTTGCGCAAGCATGGGACTATCGGGGTAGAAATCATGGCTTTGACCGCATTATACCTGCAAATTTCGGATCGGAAAGATGATGCATATCTGCAT TCCAATACTGCCTTACGACTCGCCATCAGCCATGGTATGCATCGATCCAACAATTCTCAGAATCCACGCCGCTCGGAAATTGTCCATAGGAACAGGTTATGGTGGTCTATCTACATGCAAGAAAGGTACATCCCCATCGTGAGGCCAT GCGGATTCCCCATGTCCATTGAAGACTACGCGATAACGACAAAGTCCCCGTACGAGGTACTGGGATTCTCATCCGCCACAGCATTGGACGTCAATGTTCAAGCGGCGAGGATAACCGGAAAGATAACCGCCA CAATCTACTCACAAAGAGACGAGCCTGAGACGACTTTCATCAATAATGTCCAAGACGTTCTACACTCCCTTTACGAAGTGGAAAAGAACATGCCATCCGAGTACTCGATGGAGATCAAGCCCTCTGGGCTAACCGTCGCAGGACGGCCCTTCATTGAAGCCGCGACTACAGTATCAAGAACTAGCTCCAGCTTGCATATTTCGGTCTACTCG GCTGTAATACATACCGTTCGGCCAATCCTATTGTACATGGCTCGAAATAGTCGCGACCCAGATCGCGAAGACCACAGCCGTGTCAGGCCTGCACTCGTACGACTTGCAGAGATTTGTGTCGAGACAGCAAGCAAGATTCTTGTCATCCTGCAAGAACTTCGGAAGAGTGAGATACTTG CAAAGAACGCATTTCTCGACCTAGACGCAACATTTTCCGTGGGATATGTGTTTGTCCTCGTTCAAGCCATAAATCCTGGTAAAGGGCTTGGGCACAAAGGTATCGACGGCTCAAGGGCCATTCTCAGGTACTTTGCCGCCCTGGGTAATCGACCTGCAGCCAGACGCTTGGCAGAACTCGACCAGATGTGTTCGCATCTCGCCCTACCTGTCTATCAATCTAGGATACAGGCCCCCGAAGAGTCATTCATGGATCTCATGGCGCAGCCCTTTTCATTCTCGACTAGCTACAGAAACAGTGATACGGCTCCAGAAGGACCATCAACAAGTGAAGGTTCGGCAATACCGAACATCCAGGGACTATCAAACGTCCAGGATAGTACTGATTCAACGTCGGAAGTCCAGGAAATGGATGGCCAGCACGACTTTGGCTTCAGTGGCGCTGACTTGGCGAGTATACCTCTGGAGGGCGAGAACAGCCTGTACTGGGTCTACCACACCCCCGGATTCTCGTTTACTGGA TCCACCGCAAAGGGCCTGTTACTCGAAACCGACATTTTCAAC TTCAACGCCATCAGTCCAAGCCCGAAGAACCTGACATGTAGGGATCCTCGG ATTACCGGCTTGCGGAGAGTCTGGGGCAAACCCCGCAATCCTCTGAGCTCCATGGTGAATCAAGCGCTTCCCCAGATAATCACCCCGGAATTGGGAGCACTAGAGAACGAGGAA GACACTATCTTGTTAGGCCTCCACGCTCCAATCTACTGGGCCGAAGAATTGACAGTCACCGCCGACTACTTGGCCACCTTACTGAAAGATAGCTTCCGAGTTTCAACAATATTGACTTGGAAGTTGACGACTGAA GATCCGCAAACCGTTATGGCCGAAGAGCTGGAGATGGCCAAGAAGCAAGACGGAGAACATGTAGCATTTGAACAAATTAGCTCCGAGGAAGAGGCTGCTCTCGTTCGAAAGCTTGACCGAGTTCTGATGCCCCTGATGGCTTTTGTCTACTTCTTTCAGT ATCTCGATAAGCAGTCCATCAACTACGCCTCAGTCTTTGGCCTCCGCAAAGACCTCAGCCTTTCAGGCCAAGACTTCTCCTGGATTATTTCCCTTTTCTACTTTGGCCAGCTTTGCTCCGAGTATCCCGCCGCCTACCTCATGGGCCGTTTGCCTATGACGCTCTTCGTCGGTGTTACAATCATCGCCTGGGGTGCCGTCGAGATGACCCTCGGCGCCACGCATAACTTCTCAGGCCTTGCGGCGGCTCGCTTCTTTCTCGGCTTTGCCGAAGGCGCCGTCTCCCCGGccttcatcatcatcacatCAAACTGGTACCGCCGTCGCGAGCACCCCATCCGCGTCGCGACGTGGGTGTCCATGTCAGGTGTTTCGCAAATTCTCGGCGCGCTGATGATGTACGGGATCGGCGGCGCCGCTAAAATGGCGCTGGAGAAGTGGAGGGTCATGTTCCTTGTCAGCGGCGGGTTGACAGCGGCGTGCGGCGTTGCCTTTTGCCTGCTTATGCCGAGGGATACAACTACAGCGTGGTTCCTAAACgagagggagagggagaTCGCGACGCGGAGGCTGGCCCTTGATCGTGGAACCAGAGACCGCGCGGAGTTTAATACGAAACAGATGTATGAGGCGTTGAGGCAGCCCACGACGTGGTTGTATTTCATGATGGCGCTTTGCATCACACTGACGACTCCTATTCTCAAGCTAAATGCTTTTCCCTATCCTTTTCCCAGCGAAAACACCTAA